The genomic window AATGGAATGTGAAAAAGATCCGCCCAGACCTTATAAAACCCATAAGTAATATCTGGAAAAAGTATGGGGTCTTCGCTGTTAAAAAATGCAAGAAAGCTAAAAGCTAGTACTTCATCAGATCCATTACCAATCATTAACTGCTCTGGAGAGACGCCATACTTTTCAGCTAAGGCCATTTTTAGAGATAAATTATCTAATGAGCTGTAGCGTTTCAACTGGTTGCTATCAAATGATTTCAGTGCTTCTGCAACTTTTGGAGAAGGCGGATATGGATTCTCATTCGTGTTGATTTTTATCATGTTGTGTGAATTCGGCTGAACACCGGGAACATAAGGAGCAATTTTTCTAATACCTTTCATACAACTCAAACCCTCTCTTTTATATATACGTGACATTCTTCTTTTATAGTAGAGAAAACAACCATAAAATGCAAGATTAAAATGAGAAAACAAAGAGTAAATTGTTTTGATTTTAAATAGGATTTTCATTTTAAAAGAGAATATGGTACGATAATGACCAAGTAAAAACATTAAAAATGATGATAGTAGCATTAATCTTGCCATTTTAGTATTGTATTATTTGATTGCAACGCGTACAACTGATGAGTTAATTGTTGATACGTATATCAATAACTTGAGGAGGAGTATGAATGGAATTAACAAGCCGATTTAACAAACAAGTGTACAAAATTGCGGTGTCCATGATTCGTAGATTCGACGAGCAAGTGACAACGATCCCCGATATTTTAAAACTGACTCTAGGAGAACCGGATTTTAATACACCGGAGCATGTAAAGGAAGCTGGACAAGTAGCAATTAAAGAGAACTTCTCTCATTATTCTGGAATGGCTGGTTTGACAGATGTCAGAGAAGCAGCGGCCTATTTCATGAAAGAAAAATATGGACTGACTTATGATCCATTGTCCGAGGTTTTAGTAACGATTGGTGCGACAGAAGCAATTTCAGCTAGCCTATTAGCAATGCTGGAGGCAGGCGATAAAGTTCTGATGCCAGCACCAATTTATCCAGGATATGAACCGGTCATCACCTTAGCCGGGGCAATACCCGTTTATATTGATACGACTGAAAATGGGTTCGTTTTAACCCCTGAAATGATTGAAAAAGCTATGGCTGAACATGGAGCTGCCGTTAAGGCTGTTATTCTGAATTATCCAAGTAATCCGACTGGTGTGACGTACAATCGTGAAGAGGTTCAAGCTATTGCTGACGTATTGAAGAACTATCCGGTTTTTGTTATTAGTGACGAAATTTATAGTGAACTGAGCTATGAAGATACACATGTTTCTATTGCTGAATTTATTCCAGAGCAAACAATTGTAATCAATGGTTTGTCGAAATCCCATGCTATGACCGGTTGGAGAATCGGGTTCATTTTTGGAGACAAGCAATTAACAAGTGAAATCATTAAGGTACACCAGTATCTTGTGACTGCTGCTTCGACGATTTCTCAAAAAGCAGCTGTTCGTGCGCTTGTTGAGGGAATCAACGATGGTGTGATCATGAGAGAAGAGTATAGAAAACGCCGTGATTTTGTTTACGAGCAGATGTCAGAGCTAGGGTTTGAGATTGCACGTCCAAATGGCGCTTTTTATATTTTCGCGAAGATCCCGATTGGATTTGAGCAGGACTCTATGAAGTTTTGTTTAGCACTTGCCAATAAACAAGCTTTGGCGATTATTCCTGGTATCGCCTTTGGTCCGGAAGCAGAAGGGTATGTTCGTATTAGTTATGCGGCAGATATGAGTCGTTTGGAAGAAGCGATGAAACGATTGACAGTTTTCATGAAAGCAGAAGCCTGAGAAATCATTCTTTCAGTAGAAAGATAAAAAAAAGATAGATGAAGCAAAGAGTGTTGAAGTAGCTGTTTGCTCGGTGAACAATAAGAGCTTCTGAAAAATGGTTATGCAAAAATAATAAAAATGCACATAGTCAAAACCATTCGATTACTTGAGAATCCTATACTTAATTTTTACACTTCTTTACCGATTATTTACAAGATTTTGGATTGGCCTTAACACTAGGTTGATAAACTATGCTTGTAACTAATTATGAAGGAAGTGTTGAAATGAAGAAAAAGCTTTTGACGACATTGGTAATTACAGTAGGAGTGCTCTTAACAGGTTGTGGAAGTAGCACGAATTCTGCAAGTAGTGGAAGCTCTGATAAAAAAACAAATGAACAAGTGAAAATAGTCGCGGTAGGCTCAACAGCGCTACAACCTTTAGTGGATGCAGCGAAGGATCAGTTTATCACTGATGAGCCAAATTATTCGATTTCTGTCCAAGGCGGAGGAAGTGGAACAGGACTTTCTCAGGTTGCGGATGGTGCAGTTACTATTGGTAACTCAGATGTTTTTGCAGAAGAAAAATCAGGGATCGATGCAGAAAAATTGGTTGATCATAAAGTTGCTGTCGTTGGCATGGGCCCAGTTGTCAACAAGGATGTTGGGGTAAAAGAAATTACCAAATCTGACTTGATCGATATTTTTACTGGGAAAATCACGAATTGGAAAGATGTCGGTGGGAAAGATCAAACTATTGAAGTTATTAACCGTCCAGAAGGAAGTGGAACGAGAGCAACCTTCGAAAAATGGGGATTAGACGGAGCGGCTTCTGTAAAATCACAGGAACAGGACTCTTCCGGAACGGTTCGCCAAATTGTTTCTCAAACACCAGGAGCAATAAGCTATCTAGCCTTCTCTTATATGGATGACAGCACTGTTGCATTAAGCTTGGACGGTGTGAAACCAACAGAAGAAAATGTTGCTGATAATTCTTGGCCGATTTGGTCTT from Enterococcus sp. 9E7_DIV0242 includes these protein-coding regions:
- a CDS encoding pyridoxal phosphate-dependent aminotransferase, encoding MELTSRFNKQVYKIAVSMIRRFDEQVTTIPDILKLTLGEPDFNTPEHVKEAGQVAIKENFSHYSGMAGLTDVREAAAYFMKEKYGLTYDPLSEVLVTIGATEAISASLLAMLEAGDKVLMPAPIYPGYEPVITLAGAIPVYIDTTENGFVLTPEMIEKAMAEHGAAVKAVILNYPSNPTGVTYNREEVQAIADVLKNYPVFVISDEIYSELSYEDTHVSIAEFIPEQTIVINGLSKSHAMTGWRIGFIFGDKQLTSEIIKVHQYLVTAASTISQKAAVRALVEGINDGVIMREEYRKRRDFVYEQMSELGFEIARPNGAFYIFAKIPIGFEQDSMKFCLALANKQALAIIPGIAFGPEAEGYVRISYAADMSRLEEAMKRLTVFMKAEA
- a CDS encoding phosphate ABC transporter substrate-binding protein PstS family protein; amino-acid sequence: MKKKLLTTLVITVGVLLTGCGSSTNSASSGSSDKKTNEQVKIVAVGSTALQPLVDAAKDQFITDEPNYSISVQGGGSGTGLSQVADGAVTIGNSDVFAEEKSGIDAEKLVDHKVAVVGMGPVVNKDVGVKEITKSDLIDIFTGKITNWKDVGGKDQTIEVINRPEGSGTRATFEKWGLDGAASVKSQEQDSSGTVRQIVSQTPGAISYLAFSYMDDSTVALSLDGVKPTEENVADNSWPIWSYEHMYTNGDPDADVKKFLDYMVSDDVQKSIVIELGYVPITDMKIERSVDGAVTNN